One Fundidesulfovibrio magnetotacticus genomic region harbors:
- a CDS encoding DJ-1/PfpI family protein, with protein sequence MSVKRILMLVGDFVEDYEVMVPFQMLLMVGHEVHAVCPGKKAGDKVKTAVHDFEGDQTYTEKPGHNFLINHDFDSVDPLDYDALVIPGGRAPEYIRLNERVLDIVRHFAEAKKPIASVCHGQQVLVAAGVLAGKGCTAYPAVRPDILMAGGKWLEINDTFSNAHVDDNLVSAPAWPAHPEWMRKFLGLLGSVIQP encoded by the coding sequence ATGTCGGTAAAGCGCATTCTGATGCTCGTCGGCGACTTCGTTGAAGACTACGAAGTGATGGTCCCCTTCCAGATGTTGCTCATGGTGGGGCACGAGGTGCACGCCGTCTGTCCCGGCAAGAAGGCCGGAGACAAGGTGAAAACCGCCGTGCACGACTTCGAGGGCGACCAGACCTACACCGAAAAACCCGGCCACAACTTCCTCATCAACCACGATTTCGACTCCGTGGACCCCCTGGACTACGACGCCCTGGTGATCCCCGGCGGACGCGCCCCGGAATACATCCGCCTCAACGAGCGCGTCCTGGACATCGTGCGCCACTTCGCCGAGGCCAAGAAGCCCATCGCCTCCGTCTGCCACGGCCAGCAGGTGCTCGTGGCCGCCGGGGTCCTTGCGGGCAAGGGCTGCACCGCCTACCCGGCCGTACGCCCGGACATCCTCATGGCGGGAGGCAAATGGCTGGAAATCAACGACACCTTCTCCAACGCCCACGTGGACGACAACCTGGTGAGCGCCCCAGCCTGGCCCGCACACCCCGAATGGATGCGCAAATTCCTGGGCCTGCTGGGCTCCGTCATCCA
- a CDS encoding rhodanese-like domain-containing protein translates to MKKHVAILSAAVLSCLLFVGAALAQQPSTPVPTDARKQTTLGKYCTAMEAYLMWRAKPKEVVILDVRSPEEYVFVGHPEMALNIPVQFFSPAFDAEKKSYGMAANPDFVAQVAKKLDKNATIIAMCRSGQRSAAAVNLLAAAGYTNVWSMVDSFEGDAVTDPENLYNGKRMKNGWKNYGLPWTYALNPAQVFVK, encoded by the coding sequence ATGAAGAAGCATGTCGCAATCCTGTCGGCTGCCGTCCTGTCGTGCCTTCTCTTCGTCGGCGCGGCCCTGGCCCAGCAGCCTTCCACCCCCGTGCCCACCGACGCCCGCAAGCAGACCACCCTGGGCAAGTACTGCACCGCCATGGAAGCCTACCTCATGTGGCGCGCCAAACCCAAGGAAGTGGTTATCCTGGACGTGCGCAGCCCCGAAGAGTACGTCTTCGTGGGCCACCCCGAGATGGCCCTGAACATCCCCGTGCAGTTCTTCAGCCCCGCCTTCGACGCCGAAAAGAAGTCCTACGGCATGGCCGCCAACCCCGACTTCGTGGCCCAGGTGGCCAAAAAGCTGGACAAGAACGCCACCATCATCGCCATGTGCCGCAGCGGACAGCGTTCCGCCGCAGCCGTGAACCTTCTGGCCGCCGCCGGGTACACCAACGTCTGGAGCATGGTGGACAGCTTCGAGGGCGACGCCGTGACCGACCCCGAGAACCTCTACAACGGCAAACGCATGAAGAATGGCTGGAAGAACTACGGCCTGCCCTGGACCTACGCCCTCAACCCGGCGCAGGTGTTCGTCAAATAG
- a CDS encoding arsenate reductase ArsC, which translates to MKRVLFLCVHNSARSQIAEAYLKLLGGDGFHVESAGFEPGPINPLVVEVMAEVGVDLTDKGSQKVFDLFREGRVFDYVITVCEESEGSKCPIFPGMTHRLHLAFEDPAAVTGTREERLAQVRAIRDAIRKVVEEFISWVGSSGRKPLGDFWEIKPTA; encoded by the coding sequence ATGAAAAGAGTTCTGTTCCTTTGCGTCCACAACAGCGCGCGCAGCCAGATTGCCGAGGCCTACCTGAAGCTGCTGGGCGGCGACGGATTCCATGTGGAGAGCGCCGGTTTCGAACCCGGCCCCATCAATCCCCTGGTGGTGGAGGTCATGGCCGAGGTTGGCGTGGACCTGACGGACAAAGGGTCCCAGAAGGTCTTCGATCTCTTCCGGGAGGGCCGGGTGTTCGACTACGTGATCACCGTGTGCGAGGAATCCGAGGGTTCCAAGTGCCCCATCTTCCCGGGCATGACCCATCGCCTGCACCTCGCCTTCGAGGACCCGGCGGCCGTCACCGGAACCCGCGAGGAGCGCCTTGCCCAGGTGCGGGCCATCCGCGACGCCATCCGCAAGGTAGTGGAGGAGTTCATCTCCTGGGTGGGCAGTTCCGGCCGCAAGCCGCTGGGCGATTTCTGGGAGATCAAGCCCACGGCCTGA